From Symphalangus syndactylus isolate Jambi chromosome X, NHGRI_mSymSyn1-v2.1_pri, whole genome shotgun sequence, the proteins below share one genomic window:
- the CLDN34 gene encoding claudin-34 isoform X2: MLWFCNSANCQFSVFALATIGWILSSTSMGLVEWRIWYMKDTLLYPPGIACVGIFRVCVYRHRTNSTTTKFCYRYSYRDTFLPFEISMAQRFLLTASIFGFFGRAFNMFALRNMSMRIFEEDTYNSFVVSGILNIAAGVFNLIAVLQNNDAIINSQGIIFPPSLQMPFKPDVQEVGTAIQVAGIGVLPMLLTGMFSLFYKCPLYGQLHPGISEM, translated from the coding sequence GGTTCTGCAACAGTGCCAACTGCCAATTTTCAGTCTTCGCCCTTGCCACCATAGGATGGATCCTCTCCTCTACGTCCATGGGTCTCGTGGAGTGGCGAATATGGTACATGAAAGACACCCTGCTCTACCCCCCTGGAATCGCCTGCGTGGGAATATTTAGAGTCTGCGTTTACCGGCATCGCACCAACAGCACCACAACCAAATTTTGTTACCGATACAGCTACCGGGACACCTTTCTCCCTTTCGAAATTTCCATGGCTCAACGCTTTCTACTGACTGCCAGCATTTTCGGATTCTTTGGGAGAGCCTTTAACATGTTTGCGCTTAGAAACATGTCCATGAGAATATTTGAGGAGGACACCTACAATTCATTCGTTGTTTCAGGAATTCTCAACATTGCTGCTGGTGTCTTTAACTTAATTGCTGTGCTCCAGAACAACGATGCCATCATAAACTCACAGGGGATCATCTTCCCGCCATCTCTCCAAATGCCCTTCAAGCCAGATGTGCAGGAAGTTGGCACTGCCATTCAAGTGGCAGGGATAGGTGTCTTGCCGATGCTGTTAACTGGgatgttttctctattttacaaatgtc